Proteins from a genomic interval of Rosa chinensis cultivar Old Blush chromosome 2, RchiOBHm-V2, whole genome shotgun sequence:
- the LOC112188693 gene encoding probable methyltransferase PMT7 — protein sequence MGGGSAFKSQSWQMILVALLLMVGSFYAGTLFRQSPPNYVSQLSSYNYSFSGTSTFANKVELTYRRTPLVIPETGVDVCPLTFNEYIPCHNVSYIQTLLPNLATSRREELERHCPPLQNRLFCLVPPPKDYKIPIRWPTSRDYVWRSNVNHTHLAEVKGGQNWVHEKDQLWWFPGGGTHFKHGAPEYIQRLGNMITNDTGDLHTAGVVQVLDVGCGVSSFSAFLLPLGIQTMSFAPKDGHENQIQFSLERGIGAMISAIATKQLPYPTSSFEMVHCSRCRVDWHENDGILLKEVNRLLRSNGYFVYSAPPAYRKDKDYPIIWEKLVNLTSAMCWKLIAKRVQTAIWMKQEDPSCLQRISEQKLIDICDAADNLKSSWNTKLGNCIQVRGMQTDAPKLPSRPERLSIYSESLERIGISQEEFTSETVFWQDQVQHYWRLLNVNKTEIRNVMDMNAFCGGFAVALDSLPMWVMSIVPATMKNTLSAIYDRGLIGAFHDWCEPFSTYPRTYDLLHANHLFSHYKECGEGCLLEDILLEMDRMIRPQGFIIIRDEEAITSTIQDLAPKFLWEVELHLLDNIKKNKETVLICRKKFWAIV from the exons ATGGGAGGAGGTTCAGCTTTTAAATCGCAGTCATGGCAGATGATACTGGTGGCTCTGCTATTGATGGTTGGGTCCTTCTACGCTGGAACTCTCTTTCGCCAAAGTCCTCCCAACTACGTCTCTCAGCTTAGCTCCTACAATTATTCATTTTCTG GTACTTCCACGTTTGCAAATAAAGTTGAATTAACTTATAGAAGAACACCACTTGTGATACCAGAGACGGGTGTGGATGTTTGTCCGTTGACATTCAATGAATATATCCCTTGCCATAATGTTTCATACATACAAACTTTGCTCCCAAATTTGGCCACTAGTAGAAGAGAAGAACTAGAGAGACACTGTCCGCCACTACAGAACCGCTTGTTTTGCTTGGTTCCACCACCCAAAGATTATAAGATACCAATAAGATGGCCAACCAGCAGGGATTATGTGTGGCGAAGCAATGTGAATCATACACATCTTGCTGAAGTCAAAGGAGGACAGAATTGGGTGCATGAGAAGGATCAACTCTGGTGGTTCCCTGGTGGTGGTACCCATTTTAAACATGGTGCACCTGAGTACATTCAGAG ATTGGGAAATATGATAACCAATGATACAGGTGATCTACATACTGCAGGGGTCGTTCAAGTTTTGGATGTTGGTTGTGGGGTTTCCAGCTTTTCTGCTTTCCTTCTTCCCTTGGGTATACAGACCATGTCCTTTGCTCCCAAGGATGGCCATGAGAATCAAATTCAATTTTCGCTGGAGCGAGGCATTGGTGCAATGATCTCTGCAATAGCAACAAAGCAATTGCCATATCCTACTAGCTCTTTTGAGATGGTTCATTGTTCTAGGTGTCGTGTTGATTGGCATGAAAATG ATGGTATTCTTCTAAAAGAAGTGAATCGCCTTCTGCGTTCTAATGGGTACTTTGTCTATTCAGCTCCACCTGCTTATAGAAAGGATAAAGACTATCCAATAATTTGGGAGAAGTTAGTTAATCTGACTTCAGCAATGTGTTGGAAACTCATTGCTAAAAGAGTTCAGACTGCTATTTGGATGAAGCAAGAAGATCCGTCATGCCTTCAGCGCATTTCTGAACAGAAACTTATAGATATATGTGATGCTGCTGATAATTTGAAGTCATCCTGGAATACAAAACTGGGAAATTGTATACAAGTAAGGGGCATGCAAACAGATGCTCCAAAACTCCCTTCTAGACCAGAGCGTCTTTCAATATACTCGGAGAGTCTTGAAAGAATTG GTATTAGTCAAGAGGAATTTACTTCAGAGACCGTCTTTTGGCAAGATCAAGTTCAACATTACTGGCGGCTGTTGAATGTGAACAAAACAGAAATCCGAAATGTCATGGACATGAATGCTTTTTGTGGTGGATTTGCTGTGGCCTTAGATTCATTACCCATGTGGGTGATGAGTATAGTTCCTGCGACCATGAAGAATACGTTGTCTGCCATTTATGACCGTGGTCTGATTGGTGCTTTCCATGATTG GTGTGAACCATTTTCTACTTATCCACGCACATATGATCTATTGCATGCCAACCACCTCTTTTCTCATTATAAGGAATGTGGAGAAGGCTGTTTGTTGGAGGATATCCTTTTGGAAATGGACAGGATGATAAGACCGCAG GGATTTATTATCATTAGAGATGAGGAAGCTATTACATCAACGATCCAGGATCTTGCTCCAAAATTTTTGTGGGAGGTTGAATTGCATTTGCTGGACAATAtaaagaagaacaaagaaacCGTGTTAATTTGTAGGAAGAAGTTTTGGGCAATTGTCTGA